In one window of Ruminococcus hominis DNA:
- a CDS encoding threonine/serine ThrE exporter family protein → MRGETIRKNHMDILWHEYTDQNGENKPVTEASLTEKASIIGRVGIMLLSCGTGAWRVRSSMNALAEVMGITCTADIGLMSIEYTCFDGEEGFTQSLCLTNTGVNTSKLNRLENFIRDFEVEGKHMSGEQLHSFLDNIEKIHGLYSPIALGFAAALACGGFTFLLGGGPIEMLCAFIGAGIGNFIRCKLSKHHFTLFLCIVSSVSAACLVYAGVLKIAELLLGISIQHEAGYICAMLFIIPGFPFITSGIDLAKLDMRSGIERLNYALIIILVATMTAWIMALLLHLQPVDFMKISLPIWGWILFRILASFCGVFGFSIMFNSPVRLAEVAAAIGAIANTLRLELVDIAKFPPAAAAFIGALTAGILASLIKNKVGYPRISVTVPSIVIMVPGLYLYKGFYNLGMMSLAVSASWFASAILIIAALPLGLIFARILTDKTFRYCT, encoded by the coding sequence ATGCGGGGAGAAACAATCAGAAAAAACCATATGGATATTCTCTGGCATGAATATACAGACCAAAATGGTGAAAATAAACCAGTGACGGAAGCTAGTTTGACGGAAAAGGCTTCTATTATCGGACGGGTGGGGATTATGCTGCTCTCATGTGGAACAGGAGCATGGCGTGTGAGAAGTTCTATGAATGCGCTGGCAGAAGTGATGGGGATTACTTGTACAGCGGATATAGGTTTGATGTCGATAGAATATACATGCTTTGATGGAGAGGAAGGATTTACACAGTCCTTGTGTCTGACGAATACGGGAGTGAATACTTCAAAGTTAAATCGTCTTGAAAACTTTATAAGAGATTTTGAAGTTGAAGGCAAGCATATGTCAGGAGAACAACTTCATTCATTTCTAGACAATATAGAAAAGATACATGGTTTATATTCACCAATTGCATTAGGATTTGCAGCAGCGCTTGCCTGTGGCGGGTTCACTTTTCTGCTTGGTGGCGGGCCGATTGAAATGTTGTGTGCATTTATTGGCGCAGGAATCGGAAATTTTATTCGATGTAAATTATCAAAACATCATTTCACTTTATTTTTATGTATTGTATCATCGGTGTCAGCGGCTTGTCTTGTATATGCCGGAGTACTGAAAATAGCAGAGCTTTTGTTGGGGATATCAATACAGCATGAAGCCGGATACATTTGTGCTATGTTATTTATTATACCGGGGTTTCCATTTATAACGAGTGGAATCGATTTGGCGAAACTGGATATGCGATCAGGTATTGAACGCTTGAACTATGCACTGATTATTATTCTGGTTGCGACAATGACTGCGTGGATCATGGCACTTTTGCTACATCTGCAGCCAGTTGATTTTATGAAAATATCATTGCCGATATGGGGATGGATTCTTTTTCGCATACTGGCAAGCTTCTGTGGGGTATTTGGGTTCTCAATTATGTTTAATAGTCCGGTGCGGTTGGCAGAAGTTGCAGCGGCAATTGGTGCAATAGCAAATACATTACGGCTGGAACTGGTAGATATCGCAAAATTTCCACCTGCGGCAGCAGCGTTTATCGGAGCACTTACAGCCGGAATACTGGCTTCTTTAATCAAAAATAAAGTGGGATATCCAAGAATTTCTGTTACGGTGCCATCTATTGTAATTATGGTACCCGGATTATATTTGTATAAAGGATTTTATAATCTTGGGATGATGTCATTAGCAGTGTCTGCATCATGGTTTGCATCTGCAATATTGATTATCGCAGCACTTCCGTTAGGATTGATATTTGCAAGAATACTTACGGATAAAACATTTCGATATTGTACCTAA
- a CDS encoding ABC transporter ATP-binding protein/permease has protein sequence MLQIQHICKEYRTGNLVQKALDDVSLNLRDNEFVAILGPSGSGKTTLLNIIGGLDRYDSGDLIINGISTKKYKDRDWDSYRNHTIGFVFQSYNLIPHQTVLANVELALTISGIGKAQRKKKAIEALKKVGLGEQLHKKPNQMSGGQMQRVAIARALVNDPDILLADEPTGALDSDTSVQVMDLLQEVAKDRLVVMVTHNPELAKEYATRIVNLRDGKIRSDTDPYEVDEAILTPPEHKNMGKSSMSFMTALSLSFNNLKTKKARTLLTSFAGSIGIIGIALILSLSTGVNKYIQNIEEETLSEYPLQIQSTGFDITSMMVGAGGGAEENVKKNKDDGKIKVIQMVTNMFATMNSNDLKSLKNYLDNEEASGIRKYTNAIEYSYNVSPQIFKENGDKIRQVNPDKSFSALGLGSSTSSNSMMSSMMSTDVFYEMPKNSSLYEKQYEVKAGRWPKKYNECVVVLTSDGSISDFMLYTLGLRDSMELDEMIQQFIKEENVKTPENLGTYTYDDIIGKKFKLINSSDCYEYDKQYKVWKDKTDNSSYMKKLVANGEDLKVVGIVQPDADAKATALQAGIAYPYALTEHVAEEAKKSEIVKQQLKNPDINVFTNEKFGTDKGDDDFNMDSLFTVDEAALQKAFKFDESAMSNLGNSLDFSGADLEKAFRVGGDSFELSNMVNLEEVQLDLSGMPQLNLGEILSKLDLSVSPDGLKQMASSLSEGYLEYAKTHPEADYSHLLEDFTEYLKTDEAKKIIEDNIKDIIKESASVTITPEQIQKLLKDTMAGFLQYVTDNGYTDVSKFGEYLQEYLQTDEAKRMLASVGDGIQIDDIEVNITAEQMTKLANELYKGYQNYASVNGKPDPSKMGEQVIKYLGTEDGKKRLTDGLTKTVDMNALESQVSAAMQDYMTKAMGVLSNSMGEAIGTQVSSAMTQIVTQLTKGIESAMTQMMTNVGTQLQNAMGSAMTIDTDAFAKAFQMNMTEDDLVELMMSMNTSNSVSYDSNLQKLGYVDFNVPAEISLYPKNFESKEEVVKILDKYNHKMETEGKDEQVISYTDVVGTLMSSVTNIVDIISYVLIAFVAISLIVSSIMIGVITYISVLERKKEIGILRAIGASKGNVSQVFNAETFIIGLCAGVIGIGLTVILLIPTNAIIHSVADTTAVSAVLPVIPALVLIALSVVLTLIGGLIPSRKASKSDPVTALRTE, from the coding sequence ATGTTACAAATTCAACATATATGCAAGGAATACCGAACCGGTAATCTGGTGCAGAAGGCGTTGGACGATGTCAGTTTGAATTTAAGAGATAATGAATTTGTTGCTATTTTAGGTCCCAGCGGTTCAGGTAAGACAACACTTCTGAACATTATCGGAGGACTGGACCGTTATGATAGCGGGGATTTGATCATTAATGGGATTTCTACAAAAAAATATAAGGACAGGGATTGGGATTCTTATCGTAATCATACGATTGGTTTTGTGTTTCAAAGCTATAATCTTATTCCGCATCAAACTGTTTTGGCAAATGTTGAACTGGCACTGACGATATCCGGTATCGGTAAAGCACAGCGGAAAAAGAAAGCAATCGAAGCATTGAAAAAAGTAGGCTTGGGTGAGCAATTACACAAGAAGCCAAACCAGATGTCCGGGGGTCAGATGCAGCGAGTTGCGATAGCAAGAGCATTAGTAAATGATCCAGATATTCTGCTTGCAGATGAGCCGACCGGTGCACTTGACAGTGATACAAGTGTGCAGGTTATGGATTTGCTTCAGGAAGTTGCAAAAGACAGGTTAGTTGTTATGGTTACGCATAATCCGGAGCTGGCAAAAGAGTATGCAACTCGAATCGTAAATCTGCGGGATGGTAAGATCCGTTCGGATACAGACCCATATGAAGTGGATGAAGCAATATTAACTCCACCGGAACATAAGAATATGGGCAAATCATCGATGTCATTTATGACAGCTTTGTCGCTTAGTTTTAACAACTTAAAGACGAAGAAAGCAAGGACTTTATTGACATCCTTTGCAGGCTCGATAGGGATTATTGGAATTGCACTGATTTTGTCACTTTCGACCGGAGTGAATAAATATATTCAAAATATTGAAGAAGAAACGTTGTCAGAATATCCGTTACAGATTCAAAGCACCGGGTTTGACATTACATCGATGATGGTTGGAGCCGGAGGTGGTGCCGAAGAAAATGTAAAAAAGAATAAAGATGACGGCAAAATTAAAGTGATTCAGATGGTGACAAATATGTTTGCGACAATGAATTCGAACGATTTGAAATCTCTGAAGAACTATCTGGATAACGAGGAAGCCAGTGGAATCCGAAAATACACAAATGCAATCGAGTACTCTTACAATGTATCTCCACAGATTTTCAAGGAAAACGGAGATAAAATCCGTCAGGTAAATCCAGATAAATCATTTTCAGCACTGGGACTTGGCTCATCTACTTCTTCAAATAGTATGATGTCATCAATGATGAGCACGGATGTATTTTACGAAATGCCGAAAAACAGCAGTTTGTATGAGAAACAATATGAAGTAAAAGCCGGAAGATGGCCGAAAAAGTATAATGAGTGTGTAGTGGTTCTGACTTCGGATGGAAGCATTAGTGATTTCATGTTGTATACACTGGGATTGCGGGACTCTATGGAACTGGACGAGATGATCCAGCAGTTTATAAAAGAGGAAAATGTAAAGACGCCTGAGAATTTGGGAACTTATACTTACGATGATATTATTGGAAAGAAATTTAAGCTGATAAACAGTTCTGATTGTTATGAATATGATAAGCAGTATAAAGTCTGGAAAGATAAAACAGACAACAGCTCTTATATGAAGAAACTGGTTGCGAATGGCGAAGACCTAAAGGTAGTCGGTATCGTGCAGCCGGATGCAGATGCCAAGGCAACGGCATTACAGGCAGGAATTGCTTATCCATATGCTTTGACAGAACATGTGGCAGAAGAGGCAAAGAAAAGTGAAATTGTAAAACAGCAGCTTAAAAATCCGGATATCAATGTATTTACAAATGAAAAGTTCGGAACTGACAAAGGTGACGATGATTTTAACATGGATTCTTTATTCACAGTTGATGAAGCTGCATTGCAAAAAGCGTTTAAATTTGATGAAAGTGCGATGAGCAATCTTGGCAATTCACTTGATTTTTCCGGTGCAGATTTAGAAAAAGCATTTCGTGTCGGAGGGGATAGTTTTGAACTTTCCAATATGGTGAATCTGGAAGAGGTACAGCTTGATCTGTCAGGTATGCCACAGTTGAATTTAGGAGAGATTCTTTCCAAATTGGATTTATCAGTATCACCGGATGGATTGAAACAAATGGCATCTAGTCTGTCAGAAGGATATCTGGAATATGCGAAGACACATCCAGAAGCAGATTACTCTCATTTGCTGGAAGATTTTACAGAATATTTAAAAACGGATGAGGCAAAGAAAATTATTGAGGATAATATCAAAGACATTATCAAAGAAAGTGCCAGTGTGACCATTACACCGGAACAAATTCAAAAGCTGCTCAAAGACACCATGGCAGGTTTCTTACAGTATGTAACAGATAATGGTTATACAGATGTTAGTAAATTTGGAGAGTACTTGCAGGAATATTTACAGACAGATGAAGCAAAGCGAATGCTTGCGTCAGTCGGAGACGGGATTCAGATTGATGATATCGAGGTAAATATTACTGCTGAACAGATGACAAAGCTGGCAAATGAATTGTATAAAGGATACCAGAATTATGCATCAGTAAATGGTAAACCGGATCCGTCCAAGATGGGAGAACAAGTAATAAAGTATCTTGGAACAGAGGATGGAAAGAAACGTCTGACAGACGGACTGACTAAAACGGTGGATATGAATGCTCTGGAAAGTCAGGTATCTGCAGCTATGCAGGATTATATGACAAAGGCAATGGGTGTGCTTAGCAATTCTATGGGCGAGGCGATTGGGACACAGGTTTCATCAGCAATGACACAGATTGTAACACAGCTTACAAAGGGTATTGAGAGTGCGATGACGCAGATGATGACGAATGTCGGGACACAACTTCAAAATGCGATGGGAAGTGCAATGACAATCGATACCGATGCATTTGCAAAAGCATTTCAGATGAATATGACGGAAGATGATCTGGTGGAATTGATGATGTCTATGAATACATCGAACAGTGTGTCTTATGACAGTAATCTGCAGAAGCTTGGCTATGTGGATTTTAATGTGCCGGCGGAAATTTCATTGTATCCGAAAAATTTTGAGAGCAAAGAAGAAGTTGTAAAAATTTTGGATAAGTACAATCACAAGATGGAAACGGAAGGAAAAGATGAACAGGTCATCAGTTATACCGATGTAGTTGGAACATTGATGTCTTCGGTGACAAATATTGTGGACATTATCAGTTATGTACTGATTGCGTTTGTTGCGATATCGTTGATTGTATCATCAATCATGATTGGAGTTATTACGTATATCAGTGTATTGGAGCGTAAGAAAGAGATTGGTATTCTGCGTGCAATTGGTGCTTCGAAAGGAAATGTATCTCAGGTCTTTAATGCAGAGACATTTATCATCGGATTATGTGCAGGGGTGATCGGTATTGGATTAACAGTAATCTTGTTAATTCCGACAAATGCGATCATTCATTCGGTTGCAGACACGACAGCTGTAAGTGCGGTATTACCGGTTATACCTGCATTGGTACTGATAGCGTTGAGTGTAGTACTGACATTGATCGGTGGTTTGATTCCATCTAGAAAGGCGTCAAAGAGTGATCCGGTAACGGCACTGAGGACAGAGTAA
- a CDS encoding VanZ family protein: protein MKYNKRKRLFLVLAIIWMIMIFGFSSRNGDLSGEDSGRVGRLVGEWFVPGFDEWSEVKQNAFVDKVDFPVRKTAHATEYAVLGTLIFGATYEIQRKKRYIVGIPWLCGTIYAATDEIHQLFVPGRSGQVRDVLIDSCGAFIGVMLVTWMISRREKKESTK from the coding sequence ATGAAGTATAACAAGAGAAAGAGACTCTTTCTTGTGCTGGCAATTATCTGGATGATTATGATTTTTGGTTTTTCGTCCAGAAATGGTGATTTGTCAGGAGAAGACAGCGGAAGGGTCGGAAGACTTGTCGGTGAGTGGTTTGTTCCGGGATTTGATGAGTGGAGCGAGGTAAAACAAAATGCATTTGTTGATAAAGTGGATTTTCCGGTTCGAAAGACTGCACATGCGACGGAATACGCAGTATTGGGTACGTTGATTTTCGGGGCAACTTATGAGATTCAGCGAAAAAAGAGATATATCGTTGGAATCCCGTGGCTATGCGGAACGATATATGCAGCTACTGATGAAATTCATCAATTGTTTGTCCCTGGTCGAAGCGGTCAAGTGCGGGATGTACTGATTGACAGCTGCGGCGCGTTTATCGGAGTAATGCTTGTAACATGGATGATAAGTCGTAGAGAAAAGAAAGAAAGTACAAAATGA
- a CDS encoding HPr family phosphocarrier protein, translating into MADTVQKKIAFENADAAVEFVNRVQQFPFDVDLKARNMRIDAKSLLGVLSICEEKNIEVEAFGTSDEFVELLAEYTA; encoded by the coding sequence ATGGCTGATACAGTTCAGAAAAAAATCGCATTTGAAAATGCAGATGCAGCAGTAGAATTTGTTAATAGAGTACAACAATTTCCCTTCGATGTAGATTTAAAGGCAAGAAATATGAGAATTGATGCAAAGTCTTTACTTGGCGTACTTTCTATTTGCGAAGAGAAGAATATTGAAGTAGAAGCTTTTGGAACGAGTGATGAGTTTGTCGAACTGCTTGCTGAGTATACAGCATAG
- a CDS encoding tRNA (mnm(5)s(2)U34)-methyltransferase, whose product MNPSQITDWSHQIIRSVAKKDGLYIDATMGKGHDTKLLCELAGEQGSVLAFDIQSEAVHATENLLQKEGLLDRATLLLTGHEHMDEYVQTESVDVVCFNFGYLPGGNHSISTKTKTSLEAIEKGLTLLKHGGMMSLCIYSGGDTGFEEKDAILQYIKEINPKEYTVIVNEYYNRENNPPIPAFIFKR is encoded by the coding sequence ATGAATCCATCACAGATTACAGATTGGAGTCATCAGATTATACGGTCTGTGGCAAAGAAAGACGGATTATATATTGATGCGACTATGGGGAAGGGACACGACACAAAGCTTTTATGCGAATTAGCAGGAGAGCAAGGAAGTGTGCTTGCATTTGATATCCAGTCGGAAGCGGTGCATGCAACAGAAAACTTGCTGCAGAAAGAAGGTCTGCTTGACAGGGCAACATTACTTTTGACAGGTCATGAGCATATGGATGAATATGTGCAGACAGAATCGGTGGATGTCGTGTGTTTCAATTTCGGATATCTTCCGGGCGGGAATCATAGTATTTCAACAAAAACAAAGACAAGTCTGGAAGCAATTGAAAAAGGGCTTACCTTGTTGAAGCATGGTGGTATGATGAGTCTGTGTATTTACAGTGGCGGTGATACAGGGTTTGAAGAGAAGGATGCAATTCTTCAATATATAAAAGAAATTAATCCGAAAGAATATACAGTAATTGTAAATGAATACTATAATCGTGAGAATAATCCCCCAATCCCGGCATTTATTTTTAAACGTTAA
- a CDS encoding TetR/AcrR family transcriptional regulator C-terminal domain-containing protein yields MGDKQEKMKYRLAEAMKTCMRTMPVEKITVKEIVQECGTTRQTFYRYFLDKYDLINWYFDKILLESFEHMGEGKTVYEGLCKKFQYIEEEKLFFKAAFRNDQQNCLREHDFQLILAFYTRQIEEKTKEPISENLRFLLEMYCQGSIYMTVQWVLGERKSTPQEMAKALVSAMPSELYDVMKQLNLV; encoded by the coding sequence GTGGGAGATAAGCAGGAGAAAATGAAATACCGGCTTGCGGAAGCGATGAAAACTTGTATGAGAACCATGCCGGTAGAGAAGATTACAGTTAAAGAAATAGTTCAGGAATGTGGGACAACACGACAGACATTCTATCGCTATTTTCTAGATAAATATGATTTGATAAACTGGTATTTTGACAAGATTCTTTTGGAATCCTTTGAGCATATGGGAGAGGGAAAAACTGTCTATGAAGGTTTGTGTAAGAAGTTTCAGTATATTGAAGAAGAAAAGTTATTTTTTAAGGCAGCATTTCGTAATGACCAGCAGAATTGTTTAAGAGAACATGATTTCCAATTGATACTTGCTTTTTATACAAGGCAGATTGAAGAGAAGACGAAAGAACCGATTTCAGAAAATCTACGTTTTTTGTTGGAGATGTATTGTCAGGGGTCTATTTATATGACTGTTCAGTGGGTGCTGGGTGAGAGAAAAAGCACACCACAAGAGATGGCGAAGGCACTTGTATCGGCGATGCCGTCAGAGTTGTATGATGTGATGAAACAATTAAATCTTGTGTAA
- the fucO gene encoding lactaldehyde reductase, whose amino-acid sequence MANRIMLNETSYHGAGAIGEIATEAKARAYKKAFVCSDPDLIKFEVTTKVTKVLEDAGLEYEIYSDIKANPTIENVQHGVEAFKKAGADYIVAIGGGSSMDTAKAIGIIIANPEFEDVRSLEGVAPTKKPCVPIIAVPTTAGTAAEVTINYVITDVEKKRKFVCVDPHDMPIIAVVDPDMMSSMPKGLTASTGMDALTHAIEGYTTKAAWEMTDMFHLKAIEIISRSLRSAVNNEKEGREGMALGQYIAGMGFSNVGLGIAHSMAHTLGAVYDTPHGVACAMMLPIVMEYNADCTGEKYKEIARAMGVKGVDDMSVEEYRKAAVDAVQKLSVDVGIPTKLEALKEEDLQFLAESAHADACAPGNPKDASVEDLKDLFRKLM is encoded by the coding sequence ATGGCAAACAGAATTATGTTGAATGAAACATCTTATCATGGAGCAGGTGCAATTGGGGAAATTGCAACAGAGGCAAAAGCAAGAGCTTACAAAAAAGCATTTGTATGTTCTGATCCGGATTTGATTAAATTTGAAGTAACAACAAAAGTAACAAAAGTGCTGGAAGATGCAGGACTTGAGTATGAAATTTATTCTGATATCAAAGCAAACCCAACAATCGAAAATGTACAGCATGGAGTAGAAGCATTTAAGAAAGCAGGAGCTGATTACATTGTTGCTATTGGTGGCGGTTCTTCTATGGATACAGCAAAAGCAATTGGTATTATCATTGCAAACCCTGAATTTGAAGATGTTAGAAGCCTGGAAGGTGTTGCACCTACAAAGAAACCTTGTGTACCAATCATCGCAGTTCCAACAACAGCAGGAACAGCAGCAGAGGTAACAATCAACTATGTTATCACAGATGTAGAAAAGAAAAGAAAATTTGTATGTGTTGACCCACACGATATGCCAATCATCGCAGTTGTAGACCCAGACATGATGTCTTCTATGCCAAAGGGGCTGACAGCTTCTACAGGTATGGATGCATTAACACATGCAATTGAAGGATACACAACAAAAGCAGCATGGGAAATGACAGATATGTTCCATCTGAAAGCAATTGAAATCATTTCAAGATCACTTAGAAGTGCAGTAAATAACGAAAAAGAGGGACGTGAAGGTATGGCTCTCGGACAGTATATTGCAGGAATGGGATTCTCAAACGTAGGACTTGGAATCGCACATTCTATGGCTCATACACTTGGTGCTGTATATGATACACCACACGGTGTTGCATGTGCAATGATGCTTCCAATCGTTATGGAATACAATGCAGATTGCACTGGCGAGAAATACAAAGAAATCGCAAGAGCAATGGGCGTAAAGGGTGTGGATGATATGTCTGTAGAAGAGTACCGCAAAGCAGCAGTAGATGCTGTACAGAAGCTTTCTGTAGATGTTGGTATCCCTACAAAACTTGAAGCACTCAAAGAAGAGGATCTTCAGTTCCTGGCAGAGTCTGCTCATGCAGATGCTTGTGCACCGGGTAATCCAAAAGATGCAAGCGTAGAAGATCTGAAAGATTTGTTTAGAAAATTAATGTAA
- a CDS encoding TetR/AcrR family transcriptional regulator, with product MSKVDLNKKEKKNALLQTAFELFTDKGFAKTTISDISSKAGLAKGTFYLYFKDKYDLRDILIAHKTGQLFAEAHHALLQESIEGFENQLFFVVDFIIAKLEENPKLLQFISKNLSWGIFRVAFEQQVADESEESREFYSYYRELVQKSSITDVEAELLLFTILELVGSTCYSCILYEQPLPIEEYMPYLHRSIHHILLSYFNKNEYSQ from the coding sequence ATGAGTAAGGTAGACTTAAATAAGAAAGAAAAGAAAAATGCACTTTTACAGACTGCATTTGAATTATTCACAGATAAGGGATTTGCCAAGACGACAATCTCCGACATTTCTTCTAAAGCCGGTCTTGCAAAAGGCACATTTTATTTGTATTTCAAAGATAAATACGACTTGCGAGACATTTTAATCGCACATAAAACCGGTCAGCTTTTCGCAGAAGCACACCATGCTCTTCTGCAAGAATCTATCGAAGGTTTCGAAAACCAATTATTTTTTGTTGTTGATTTCATTATAGCAAAACTGGAGGAAAACCCTAAATTATTGCAATTTATCTCTAAAAATTTATCCTGGGGAATTTTCAGAGTTGCCTTCGAGCAACAAGTTGCTGACGAATCAGAAGAATCTCGCGAATTCTATTCTTATTATCGTGAATTGGTTCAAAAGAGCTCTATCACCGATGTAGAAGCTGAATTATTACTTTTTACAATACTGGAGCTTGTAGGTTCCACCTGCTATAGCTGTATCTTATACGAACAGCCTCTTCCTATAGAAGAGTATATGCCGTACCTGCATCGTTCGATTCATCATATTTTATTATCTTATTTCAACAAAAATGAATACAGCCAGTAA
- a CDS encoding efflux RND transporter permease subunit, translating into MIKVGKKIVKYRITILIIGILLLIPSVLGYLKTRVNYDILYYLPGNIDTMKGQDILIDEFQKGAFAMEIVDGMTTKEAADVKQKIEQVDGVADVIWYDSIADLSMPISELPDNLKDVFYKDDATLMAIFFDDTTSADSTMDAIKEIRSVTNEQCYLSGMSAVVTDIKNLSEKEMPIYVLIAVVLSCIVLSIFTDCWVLPIFFMLSIGMAIVYNMGSNYFLGQISYITKALSAVLQLGVTMDYSIFLWHSYQENKQRFDGDKERAMAHAISNTFTSVIGSSITTVAGFIALCFMSFTLGRDLGVVMAKGVVFGVISCVTILPSLLLVFDKAIEKTTHRSIIPPMEKPAKWITKHFKVFVVVFLVVLVPALIGYTKTDVYYNLDSTLPKYLASIKANDKLADTFDMNATDMVLVKSDMSAKDAKAMLKEIKKVKGVKFALGLDDLLGSSIPRDIIPSELTETLKQGNWQLMLVQSEYKVASDEVNEQCTTINDIVKKYDDTGMLIGEAPCTKDLITITDKDFKVVSAVSIVAIFIIIAFVFKSISLPVILVSVIEFAIFINLGIPYYTHTTLPFIASIVIGTIQLGATVDYAILMTTRYWKERSKGCEKKEAIRIALGSSISSVIVSALGFFAATFGVGLYSDIDMISSLCTLMSRGALISMFVVIFILPSMLMVFDKVIYKTTKKMKV; encoded by the coding sequence ATGATTAAGGTGGGTAAAAAAATTGTGAAATACAGAATCACAATTTTAATTATCGGAATTTTATTATTAATTCCATCGGTTTTGGGGTATTTAAAGACTCGGGTAAATTATGATATTCTCTATTATCTGCCGGGGAATATTGACACAATGAAAGGTCAGGATATTTTAATCGATGAATTCCAAAAAGGCGCATTCGCAATGGAAATCGTAGATGGCATGACGACGAAAGAAGCAGCAGATGTTAAACAGAAAATTGAGCAGGTAGACGGAGTGGCAGATGTAATCTGGTATGATTCTATTGCAGATTTATCAATGCCGATCAGTGAACTGCCTGACAACCTAAAAGATGTATTTTATAAAGATGATGCGACATTGATGGCAATCTTCTTTGATGATACAACCTCCGCAGACAGTACAATGGATGCAATCAAAGAGATTCGAAGTGTTACAAATGAACAGTGCTATTTAAGTGGTATGTCAGCAGTTGTAACAGACATTAAGAACCTGTCTGAAAAAGAGATGCCGATTTATGTACTGATTGCAGTTGTGTTAAGTTGTATTGTACTTTCAATATTTACAGATTGTTGGGTTTTACCGATATTCTTTATGCTTAGTATCGGTATGGCAATTGTTTATAATATGGGAAGTAACTACTTCCTCGGACAGATTTCTTACATTACAAAGGCGTTAAGTGCAGTGTTGCAGCTTGGAGTTACGATGGATTATTCCATTTTCCTGTGGCATAGTTATCAGGAAAATAAGCAGCGTTTTGATGGCGACAAAGAGCGTGCGATGGCACATGCAATATCCAATACATTTACATCAGTAATTGGAAGTTCCATTACAACGGTGGCTGGTTTCATTGCATTGTGTTTTATGAGTTTTACACTTGGACGCGACTTGGGTGTCGTTATGGCAAAGGGCGTTGTATTTGGAGTGATCAGTTGTGTTACAATTCTACCGTCACTTTTACTTGTGTTCGATAAAGCGATTGAAAAGACAACACATCGTTCCATCATACCGCCGATGGAGAAACCTGCAAAATGGATCACAAAACATTTCAAAGTGTTTGTGGTAGTATTCCTTGTTGTATTAGTTCCGGCATTGATCGGATATACAAAGACAGATGTATATTACAATCTGGATTCTACACTTCCGAAATATCTTGCCAGCATCAAGGCAAATGATAAACTGGCAGATACATTTGACATGAATGCAACAGACATGGTACTTGTCAAATCTGATATGTCAGCAAAAGATGCGAAAGCAATGCTGAAAGAAATTAAAAAAGTAAAAGGTGTGAAATTCGCGCTTGGATTGGACGATCTGCTTGGCTCATCTATTCCAAGAGATATCATCCCGTCAGAATTGACAGAGACATTGAAACAAGGAAACTGGCAGCTGATGCTTGTTCAGTCAGAATATAAAGTAGCGTCAGACGAGGTCAATGAACAGTGTACAACAATCAACGATATTGTAAAAAAATATGACGATACAGGAATGCTCATTGGTGAAGCTCCTTGTACAAAAGATCTTATTACAATTACAGATAAAGATTTTAAAGTAGTAAGTGCGGTTTCAATCGTAGCAATCTTTATCATTATTGCATTTGTATTTAAATCTATTTCATTACCTGTTATACTGGTATCAGTAATTGAATTTGCGATTTTTATTAACCTGGGAATTCCATATTATACCCATACAACGTTGCCGTTTATTGCATCTATCGTAATCGGAACAATTCAGTTGGGAGCAACTGTCGATTATGCGATTTTGATGACGACACGTTACTGGAAAGAGCGAAGCAAAGGATGCGAAAAGAAAGAAGCAATACGAATTGCATTAGGCTCATCGATTAGTTCGGTCATTGTATCTGCACTGGGATTCTTCGCCGCAACATTCGGAGTTGGATTATATTCGGATATTGACATGATTTCTTCTCTGTGTACATTGATGTCACGTGGAGCATTGATTAGTATGTTTGTTGTAATATTTATCCTCCCGTCTATGTTGATGGTATTCGATAAAGTGATTTATAAGACAACGAAGAAAATGAAAGTATAA